A segment of the Candidatus Sumerlaea chitinivorans genome:
GCCCACCATGGCAATATGAGAGATGGTGTGATGAGGCGAGCGAAACGGCCGCGTGGCAACGAGTGACTCACGCGCACTCACAAGCCCGGCAATCGAATGAATTTTCGTCGTCTCGATGCTTTCTTCGAGCGTAAGATCGGGTAGGATCGACGGCAGGCGCTTGGCGAGCATCGTTTTGCCGCTCCCCGGAGGACCGATCATCAGGACGTTATGCCCACCCGCAGCCGCGATCTCGAGAGCACGTTTCGCAGCCTCCTGGCCTTTCACGTCGCTAAAATCGGCGTCGTAGTGCGCGTTGCGATGAAAAATTTCTGAGGTATTGACGCGGAAGGGGGCAATTTCGCGAACCCCGTTCAGGTAGTCGACTGCCTCGCGTAAGGAGGCAACGGGAAGAACCTCGACGCCATCCACGACTGCGGCCTCAGCCGCATTGTCGGAAGGGACGAGCAACGTACGGAAGTTGCTGGCCTTTGCCCCCAAAGCAATCGGCAAAACCCCAGTGACGGGCTTTACAGCACCATCAAGCGAAAGCTCCCCGATCGCGCAGACGTCTCGCAGTCGCGCAGGGTCGACACGTTCAAGTGCGCCAAGAAGTGCCAAAGCGATCGGCAGGTCGAGAGAAGGCCCTTCTTTGCGCATGTCGGCGGGAGCAAGGTTCACCACGATGCGCACGGCTGGACAGTGATAACCCGAGTTCGAGAGAGCTGAGCGCACCCGATCCTTGCTCTCTTTCACGGCGGTGTCAGGAAGCCCCACAATGCCGAAAAACTGCTCCC
Coding sequences within it:
- a CDS encoding MG(2+) CHELATASE FAMILY PROTEIN / ComM-related protein, with amino-acid sequence MLAKAFSQAVFGIDSFLVEVEVDVARGEQFFGIVGLPDTAVKESKDRVRSALSNSGYHCPAVRIVVNLAPADMRKEGPSLDLPIALALLGALERVDPARLRDVCAIGELSLDGAVKPVTGVLPIALGAKASNFRTLLVPSDNAAEAAVVDGVEVLPVASLREAVDYLNGVREIAPFRVNTSEIFHRNAHYDADFSDVKGQEAAKRALEIAAAGGHNVLMIGPPGSGKTMLAKRLPSILPDLTLEESIETTKIHSIAGLVSARESLVATRPFRSPHHTISHIAMVGGGAIPRPGEVSLAHNGVLFLDEMPEFQRTVLEVLRQPLEDGVVNISRASMSLSFPARFILCGSMNPCPCGYSTDPKKVCRCSPQQIQKYRSRLSGPLLDRIDLHIEVPAVSVAELATRHGSGEPSERIRERVNRARQRQRHRYSGLPRIHCNAHLGTRDLKRFCPLTADAHSMLVAALNSLGFSARAYDRIIKVARTIADLEDSDAIESHHVAEAINYRTLDRRLE